A stretch of Cicer arietinum cultivar CDC Frontier isolate Library 1 chromosome 5, Cicar.CDCFrontier_v2.0, whole genome shotgun sequence DNA encodes these proteins:
- the LOC101492662 gene encoding uncharacterized protein isoform X1 produces MDLLLRVLRLCILLSCVLSTLCSITKSGGSNVTVKFLKAPHAFSHLNSATFAFEVLNSGSDRSSNRSLSCKLDDGIKSVCTKKRVTYSGLLDGYHSFEVCTNEHHQGLGCASYNWTVDTIPPTAYVKASTSFTSSLNVSVNISFSEPCTGEGFGCKSVNACNLLVYGAGQVIPSSFTILKPNLMYSLLVSLSSTVQYGQTILVMDKNFCTDIAGNGFTRTPNSSVYVHIDRRKVYVNIRTHVPEKLLQINSETRTVQATNNLNKLKVYLYFSAPVLNSSRQIMNSLSISQGSIVQTSAENLGNRRFGFMLANISSTAIISIHFDSKSIITRQGTQVSPTAPVNFIYDSKRPMVMLSTHSMKTKEHNIQILIKFVKPVFGFNSSCISVSGGILKSFHKLRWSIYIIEIQENDDKVFVSVPENVTHDVAGNKNLASNVLQVRHYSSPLISSVISAFATATFVMTSFAAGLLTISTASLQSVDTFTRSSSFLIVDPARNLFRILCHIQVFALARWLSVKLPVEFYEFSRHLQWTIPYFSVPWESGPMSLLMVGSSPFGISNSFTKTSATMPSTLLGNNLNYAASVYGSPLTSSEYRQYFESEVMNPEAEYILDSQHSSGWTYFYRSIFWLAVICGGLMVLHAFLLIILKFRKRNSERHRTYGALIFPRFEIFLLFLALPGVCKASSGLIRGGAPSAMAVGIILLILVSIVLLALFMFLSVGITFGKLLQYKEVHQEGETFHWYQELIRVTLGPGKRGQWTWKEKPKSICLTMFGPLFEDLRGPPKYMLSQIAGGSHQGQSDYIIASDDETEDAEAPFIQKLFGILRIYYVFLESIRRISLGILAGVFVQTQTSKSPMIIMLSITSFQLFFIVLKKPFIKKKVQLVEIISLTCEFAFFATCFLLLKKDFSVRTETKFGIFMLVLFLVGYCSQITNEWYALYVQTKMLDPKEKSMLRGLKVASIGFVLFFIPKKWIKNLESKLPQNGNVNEEGGDNGLVGVRRMHSGSRSSGTPDIPWLTRLRELSKASFSNKERSGVQITDPSSSNTTNWSSFWGTKRSSSSSSDYKSKPKTLYEDLEAIFASKS; encoded by the exons ATGGATCTTTTGCTTAGAGTATTACGTTTGTGTATACTACTCTCTTGTGTCTTGTCAACACTTTGTTCCATTACCAAATCTGGTGGTTCAAATGTAACTGTGAAATTCTTGAAAGCACCTCATGCATTCTCTCACTTGAATTCAGCAACATTTGCTTTTGAAGTTCTTAATTCTGGTAGTGACCGTTCTTCAAATCGTAGCCTCAGTTGTAAG CTTGATGATGGGATCAAATCAGTTTGTACAAAAAAGAGAGTTACATACTCAGGCTTGCTGGATGGATATCATAGTTTTGAAGTTTGCACCAATGAGCATCATCAAGGACTTGGCTGTGCTAGCTATAATTGGACTGTTG acACAATTCCACCAACAGCATATGTTAAAGCCTCAACATCATTCACAAGTTCTTTAAATGTTTCAGTAAATATATCATTCAGTGAACCTTGTACAGGTGAAGGTTTTGGATGCAAATCTGTGAATGCCTGCAAT CTTCTTGTTTATGGTGCTGGCCAAGTTATACCATCTTCCTTTACTATCCTGAAGCCAAACCTCATGTATTCTCTTCTTGTTAGTTTATCCTCTACCGTTCAATATGGCCAAACAATCCTTGTAATGGATAAGAACTTCTGCACTGACATAGCGGGTAACGGCTTTACAAGAACTCCAAATTCAAGTGTTTATGTTCATATTG ACAGAAGAAAGGTTTATGTCAACATCAGAACTCATGTACCTGAAAAGCTACTTCAAATTAACAGTGAAACTCGAACAGTACAAGCAACTAATAACCTTAACAAGCTAAAGGTGTATTTGTACTTCTCAGCTCCAGTTCTAAATTCCTCTAGACAAATTATGAATTCTCTCAGCATTAGCCAAGGTTCAATTGTTCAAACTAGTGCAGAAAATCTCGGAAATCGTAGATTCGGATTCATG CTTGCTAATATCTCCTCTACTGCTATAATCTCTATCCACTTCGATTCAAAGTCAATAATAACCCGACAAGGGACTCAAGTTTCTCCAACTGCACCGGTTAATTTTATCTACG ATTCTAAGAGACCTATGGTGATGTTGAGTACACATAGCATGAAGACAAAAGAACACAATAtccaaatattaattaaatttgtgaaGCCTGTTTTTGGGTTCAATTCTTCTTGCATATCAGTTTCAGGAGGTATATTAAAAAG CTTTCACAAACTAAGATGGAGCATATACATCATTGAGATACAAGAAAATGATGATAAAGTATTTGTCAGTGTTCCGGAGAATGTAACTCACGATGTTGCTGGAAACAAAAATCTAGCTTCCAATGTTCTACAAGTGAGGCAct ACTCATCACCTCTCATTTCTTCTGTGATTTCTGCATTTGCAACTGCCACTTTTGTGATGACATCGTTTGCTGCGGGCCTGCTAACTATCTCAACTGCAAGCCTTCAATCTGTCGATACATTCACGAGATCGTCTTCTTTCTTGATCGTTGATCCAGCAAGGAACCTTTTT AGAATTCTGTGCCATATTCAAGTGTTTGCACTAGCTAGGTGGTTATCAGTTAAGTTGCCAGTTGAGTTTTATGAATTTTCCAGACATTTGCAATGGACCATACCTTATTTTTCTGTGCCATGGGAATCTGGACCTATGAGCCTGTTAATGGTAGGCTCTAGTCCTTTTGGTATCTCTAATTCCTTTACCAAAACTTCAGCAACAATGCCAAGCACGCTTTTAGGCAATAATTTGAATTATGCTGCTTCAGTGTATGGATCACCACTTACTTCTTCAGAGTATCGTCAATATTTTGAG AGCGAAGTTATGAACCCGGAAGCTGAATATATTTTGGATTCTCAACATTCAAGTGG ATGGACATATTTTTATAGAAGCATATTTTGGCTAGCTGTGATATGTGGCGGTTTGATGGTTCTGCATGCTTTTCTACTCATTATCCTCAAATTTAGGAAGAGAAATTCTGAAAGGCATAGAACATATGGAGCACTCATATTCCCAAGATTTGAGATATTCCTTTTATTTCTTGCACTACCTGGTGTCTGCAAGGCCTCTTCTGGCCTTATTAGAG GGGGAGCACCTTCAGCAATGGCAGTTGGCATTATACTATTGATTTTGGTGTCAATTGTGCTTCTAGCTTTGTTCATGTTCCTTTCAGTTGGAATCACATTTGGAAAACTTCTTCAATACAAGGAAGTTCATCAAGAAGGTGAGACATTTCATTGGTATCAAGAGCTTATAAGAGTAACTCTTGGACCAGGTAAAAGAGGCCAATGGACATGGAAAGAAAAACCTAAATCTATTTGCCTAACTATGTTTGGAcctttatttgaagatttaagaGGTCCTCCAAAATACATGCTTTCTCAAATAGCAGGCGGAAGTCATCAAGGTCAAAGTGACTACATCATTGCCTCTGATGATGAAACAGAAGACGCAGAAGCGCCTTTCATCCAAAAACTCTTCGGAATTCTCAGAATATACTATGTGTTTCTCGAATCCATTAGGCGTATTTCGTTGGGAATTTTGGCAGGTGTTTTTGTTCAAACACAGACTTCCAAGAGTCCAATGATTATTATGCTATCTATAACCTCTTTTCAGCTATTCTTCATTGTGCTAAAAAAGCCTTTTATTAAGAAAAAGGTTCAATTAGTTGAGATAATCTCACTCACATGCGAATTTGCATTTTTCGCCACTTGTTTCTTGCTTTTGAAGAAAGATTTTTCTGTGAGAACTGAGACAAAATTTGGGATTTTCATGCTTGTGCTGTTTTTGGTAGGGTATTGTTCTCAAATTACAAATGAATGGTATGCTTTATATGTACAAACAAAGATGCTAGACCCTAAGGAGAAGTCAATGTTAAGGGGTTTGAAAGTTGCTTCTATTgggtttgttttgtttttcatccctaaaaaatggatcaaaaacTTGGAAAGCAAGTTACCACAAAATGGTAATGTGAATGAAGAAGGAGGAGACAATGGTTTGGTGGGTGTAAGACGCATGCATTCAGGTAGTAGAAGCTCAGGTACACCTGATATACCATGGTTGACAAGACTAAGGGAACTTTCAAAAGCCAGCTTTAGCAATAAGGAAAGAAGTGGAGTTCAAATTACTGATCCTTCTTCTAGTAACACTACTAATTGGAGTAGTTTTTGGGGGACTAAGAGAAGTAGTAGCTCTTCTTCTGATTATAAGTCAAAACCAAAAACCTTGTATGAAGATTTGGAAGCTATTTTTGCATCCAAGtcataa
- the LOC101492662 gene encoding uncharacterized protein isoform X2: protein MYSLLVSLSSTVQYGQTILVMDKNFCTDIAGNGFTRTPNSSVYVHIDRRKVYVNIRTHVPEKLLQINSETRTVQATNNLNKLKVYLYFSAPVLNSSRQIMNSLSISQGSIVQTSAENLGNRRFGFMLANISSTAIISIHFDSKSIITRQGTQVSPTAPVNFIYDSKRPMVMLSTHSMKTKEHNIQILIKFVKPVFGFNSSCISVSGGILKSFHKLRWSIYIIEIQENDDKVFVSVPENVTHDVAGNKNLASNVLQVRHYSSPLISSVISAFATATFVMTSFAAGLLTISTASLQSVDTFTRSSSFLIVDPARNLFRILCHIQVFALARWLSVKLPVEFYEFSRHLQWTIPYFSVPWESGPMSLLMVGSSPFGISNSFTKTSATMPSTLLGNNLNYAASVYGSPLTSSEYRQYFESEVMNPEAEYILDSQHSSGWTYFYRSIFWLAVICGGLMVLHAFLLIILKFRKRNSERHRTYGALIFPRFEIFLLFLALPGVCKASSGLIRGGAPSAMAVGIILLILVSIVLLALFMFLSVGITFGKLLQYKEVHQEGETFHWYQELIRVTLGPGKRGQWTWKEKPKSICLTMFGPLFEDLRGPPKYMLSQIAGGSHQGQSDYIIASDDETEDAEAPFIQKLFGILRIYYVFLESIRRISLGILAGVFVQTQTSKSPMIIMLSITSFQLFFIVLKKPFIKKKVQLVEIISLTCEFAFFATCFLLLKKDFSVRTETKFGIFMLVLFLVGYCSQITNEWYALYVQTKMLDPKEKSMLRGLKVASIGFVLFFIPKKWIKNLESKLPQNGNVNEEGGDNGLVGVRRMHSGSRSSGTPDIPWLTRLRELSKASFSNKERSGVQITDPSSSNTTNWSSFWGTKRSSSSSSDYKSKPKTLYEDLEAIFASKS from the exons ATGTATTCTCTTCTTGTTAGTTTATCCTCTACCGTTCAATATGGCCAAACAATCCTTGTAATGGATAAGAACTTCTGCACTGACATAGCGGGTAACGGCTTTACAAGAACTCCAAATTCAAGTGTTTATGTTCATATTG ACAGAAGAAAGGTTTATGTCAACATCAGAACTCATGTACCTGAAAAGCTACTTCAAATTAACAGTGAAACTCGAACAGTACAAGCAACTAATAACCTTAACAAGCTAAAGGTGTATTTGTACTTCTCAGCTCCAGTTCTAAATTCCTCTAGACAAATTATGAATTCTCTCAGCATTAGCCAAGGTTCAATTGTTCAAACTAGTGCAGAAAATCTCGGAAATCGTAGATTCGGATTCATG CTTGCTAATATCTCCTCTACTGCTATAATCTCTATCCACTTCGATTCAAAGTCAATAATAACCCGACAAGGGACTCAAGTTTCTCCAACTGCACCGGTTAATTTTATCTACG ATTCTAAGAGACCTATGGTGATGTTGAGTACACATAGCATGAAGACAAAAGAACACAATAtccaaatattaattaaatttgtgaaGCCTGTTTTTGGGTTCAATTCTTCTTGCATATCAGTTTCAGGAGGTATATTAAAAAG CTTTCACAAACTAAGATGGAGCATATACATCATTGAGATACAAGAAAATGATGATAAAGTATTTGTCAGTGTTCCGGAGAATGTAACTCACGATGTTGCTGGAAACAAAAATCTAGCTTCCAATGTTCTACAAGTGAGGCAct ACTCATCACCTCTCATTTCTTCTGTGATTTCTGCATTTGCAACTGCCACTTTTGTGATGACATCGTTTGCTGCGGGCCTGCTAACTATCTCAACTGCAAGCCTTCAATCTGTCGATACATTCACGAGATCGTCTTCTTTCTTGATCGTTGATCCAGCAAGGAACCTTTTT AGAATTCTGTGCCATATTCAAGTGTTTGCACTAGCTAGGTGGTTATCAGTTAAGTTGCCAGTTGAGTTTTATGAATTTTCCAGACATTTGCAATGGACCATACCTTATTTTTCTGTGCCATGGGAATCTGGACCTATGAGCCTGTTAATGGTAGGCTCTAGTCCTTTTGGTATCTCTAATTCCTTTACCAAAACTTCAGCAACAATGCCAAGCACGCTTTTAGGCAATAATTTGAATTATGCTGCTTCAGTGTATGGATCACCACTTACTTCTTCAGAGTATCGTCAATATTTTGAG AGCGAAGTTATGAACCCGGAAGCTGAATATATTTTGGATTCTCAACATTCAAGTGG ATGGACATATTTTTATAGAAGCATATTTTGGCTAGCTGTGATATGTGGCGGTTTGATGGTTCTGCATGCTTTTCTACTCATTATCCTCAAATTTAGGAAGAGAAATTCTGAAAGGCATAGAACATATGGAGCACTCATATTCCCAAGATTTGAGATATTCCTTTTATTTCTTGCACTACCTGGTGTCTGCAAGGCCTCTTCTGGCCTTATTAGAG GGGGAGCACCTTCAGCAATGGCAGTTGGCATTATACTATTGATTTTGGTGTCAATTGTGCTTCTAGCTTTGTTCATGTTCCTTTCAGTTGGAATCACATTTGGAAAACTTCTTCAATACAAGGAAGTTCATCAAGAAGGTGAGACATTTCATTGGTATCAAGAGCTTATAAGAGTAACTCTTGGACCAGGTAAAAGAGGCCAATGGACATGGAAAGAAAAACCTAAATCTATTTGCCTAACTATGTTTGGAcctttatttgaagatttaagaGGTCCTCCAAAATACATGCTTTCTCAAATAGCAGGCGGAAGTCATCAAGGTCAAAGTGACTACATCATTGCCTCTGATGATGAAACAGAAGACGCAGAAGCGCCTTTCATCCAAAAACTCTTCGGAATTCTCAGAATATACTATGTGTTTCTCGAATCCATTAGGCGTATTTCGTTGGGAATTTTGGCAGGTGTTTTTGTTCAAACACAGACTTCCAAGAGTCCAATGATTATTATGCTATCTATAACCTCTTTTCAGCTATTCTTCATTGTGCTAAAAAAGCCTTTTATTAAGAAAAAGGTTCAATTAGTTGAGATAATCTCACTCACATGCGAATTTGCATTTTTCGCCACTTGTTTCTTGCTTTTGAAGAAAGATTTTTCTGTGAGAACTGAGACAAAATTTGGGATTTTCATGCTTGTGCTGTTTTTGGTAGGGTATTGTTCTCAAATTACAAATGAATGGTATGCTTTATATGTACAAACAAAGATGCTAGACCCTAAGGAGAAGTCAATGTTAAGGGGTTTGAAAGTTGCTTCTATTgggtttgttttgtttttcatccctaaaaaatggatcaaaaacTTGGAAAGCAAGTTACCACAAAATGGTAATGTGAATGAAGAAGGAGGAGACAATGGTTTGGTGGGTGTAAGACGCATGCATTCAGGTAGTAGAAGCTCAGGTACACCTGATATACCATGGTTGACAAGACTAAGGGAACTTTCAAAAGCCAGCTTTAGCAATAAGGAAAGAAGTGGAGTTCAAATTACTGATCCTTCTTCTAGTAACACTACTAATTGGAGTAGTTTTTGGGGGACTAAGAGAAGTAGTAGCTCTTCTTCTGATTATAAGTCAAAACCAAAAACCTTGTATGAAGATTTGGAAGCTATTTTTGCATCCAAGtcataa
- the LOC101493651 gene encoding glutaredoxin, whose translation MGSMLSSSQKSQEEIEMALNKAKNLAASSPVFVFSKTYCGYCKRVKDLFKQLGASYKVIELDTESDGGEIQAALAEWTGQRTVPNVFIGGKHIGGCDSVLEKHRAGQLVPLLNDAGAIANNSAQL comes from the exons ATGGGTTCTATGCTTAGTAGTTCACAGAAGAGTCAAGAAGAGATAGAAATGGCGTTGAATAAAGCTAAGAACCTCGCTGCCTCTTCCCCTGTCTTTGTCTTCAG TAAGACTTATTGTGGTTACTGCAAGCGGGTCAAGGATTTATTCAAACAGCTAGGAGCGTCCTACAAGGTCATTGAATTGGATACAGAAA GTGATGGGGGTGAAATTCAAGCAGCTTTAGCTGAGTGGACAGGGCAAAGAACAGTGCCTAACGTGTTTATTGGAGGCAAGCACATTGGTGGTTGTGACT CTGTTTTGGAGAAACACCGTGCAGGTCAATTGGTTCCACTTCTTAATGATGCTGGAGCAATAGCCAATAACTCTGCTCAGCTCTGA